One Mycobacteroides abscessus ATCC 19977 genomic window carries:
- a CDS encoding TetR/AcrR family transcriptional regulator: MVMSSDSSIPPSGPDQPSTQRGRSTRRALMDAARVVISRVGYAETRVIDITTEAGKSVGVFYNYFTDKAELLRTMVDEFRDDAYARGDTVATSDRPPHEVIRDIVTVYWTTYREHAPVLSGVFQAAQVDPTFVDYWRNLRAPARTMIANNIRHLQARGYCPGMDPDITASAIGAMLDYFCYVWLVEGGERGRSAVTDEEAIDTLARIWFNALWWKSEGAHGAT; encoded by the coding sequence GTGGTGATGTCTAGCGATTCATCGATCCCACCCTCCGGCCCCGATCAGCCGTCGACACAACGCGGCCGCAGTACCCGACGTGCCTTGATGGACGCCGCGCGCGTGGTCATCTCCAGAGTCGGGTACGCCGAGACGCGGGTTATCGACATCACCACCGAGGCCGGGAAATCCGTCGGAGTTTTCTACAACTACTTCACCGACAAGGCCGAGTTGCTGCGCACCATGGTCGATGAGTTCCGCGATGACGCCTATGCGCGCGGGGACACGGTGGCCACCAGTGATCGCCCGCCCCATGAGGTGATCAGGGACATCGTGACGGTGTACTGGACCACCTATCGCGAGCACGCACCGGTCCTCTCCGGCGTGTTCCAGGCGGCACAGGTCGACCCCACATTCGTGGATTACTGGCGCAACCTGCGGGCACCGGCACGCACGATGATCGCCAACAACATCCGACACCTGCAGGCGCGCGGGTACTGCCCCGGCATGGATCCCGACATCACTGCCTCGGCGATCGGAGCGATGCTGGACTACTTCTGTTACGTCTGGCTGGTGGAAGGCGGCGAAAGAGGGCGCAGCGCGGTCACCGACGAGGAGGCCATCGACACATTGGCGCGCATCTGGTTCAACGCGCTGTGGTGGAAATCCGAAGGCGCCCATGGCGCTACCTGA
- a CDS encoding FAD-binding oxidoreductase, giving the protein MPIASGSAHAEGVNRLLRSYRAIPTTATVRLAKPTSNLFRARAKPTTPGLDTSGLTGVIDVDPVNRTAEVAGMCTYEDLVAATLAHGLSPLVVPQLKTITLGGAVTGLGIESASFRNGLPHESVLEMDILTGSGEIVTAAPDRLADLYRGFPNSYGTLGYSVRLRIQLEPVKPFVALRHIRFHSLEELVSVMESIVNTAAYEGESVDYLDGVVFAADECYLSLGALTAAPGPVSDYTGQRVYYRSIQHPDGISNDRLTIHDYLWRWDTDWFWCSRAFGAQNPGIRRLWPRKYRRSSVYWKLIALDQRYDIADRIERFNGRPARERVVQDVEVPISRTPEFLRWFLDEIPIEPVWVCPLRLRDSEGWPLYPIRPGQTYVNIGFWSSVPAGAVEGATNRLIERKVSELGGHKSLYSESFYTRDEFEPLYGGEHYQTLKKTYDPDNRLLDLYAKAVRRQ; this is encoded by the coding sequence GTGCCTATCGCATCGGGATCGGCGCACGCCGAGGGAGTGAACCGGCTACTGCGAAGTTACCGGGCCATTCCCACGACGGCGACTGTCCGCTTGGCTAAGCCCACGTCAAATCTGTTCCGCGCAAGGGCAAAGCCGACTACACCGGGCCTGGATACTTCGGGGCTTACCGGTGTCATCGACGTGGACCCCGTCAACAGGACGGCCGAGGTGGCCGGCATGTGCACGTACGAAGACCTGGTGGCCGCCACGCTTGCCCACGGACTCTCACCACTGGTCGTACCGCAACTCAAGACGATCACGCTGGGCGGAGCGGTAACTGGACTCGGCATCGAATCGGCGTCCTTCCGCAATGGGCTTCCACACGAGTCGGTTCTGGAGATGGACATCCTCACCGGCTCCGGTGAGATAGTCACGGCAGCACCGGATCGTCTGGCGGATCTGTACCGGGGATTTCCCAACTCATACGGCACACTGGGCTACTCGGTGCGCCTGCGCATCCAACTAGAACCCGTCAAGCCATTCGTGGCCCTGCGGCACATAAGATTCCACAGCCTCGAAGAACTGGTGTCGGTCATGGAATCGATCGTGAACACCGCCGCCTACGAGGGCGAGTCCGTGGACTATCTCGATGGCGTGGTGTTCGCCGCCGACGAGTGCTACCTATCCTTAGGTGCTCTGACGGCTGCGCCAGGCCCAGTGAGCGACTACACGGGGCAACGCGTCTACTACCGATCCATTCAGCACCCCGACGGAATCAGCAACGACCGCCTGACAATTCACGACTACCTATGGCGCTGGGATACCGACTGGTTCTGGTGTTCCCGGGCCTTCGGGGCGCAGAATCCGGGTATCCGCCGGCTGTGGCCGCGGAAGTACCGGCGCAGCAGCGTGTACTGGAAGCTGATCGCCCTGGACCAGCGCTATGACATCGCCGACCGTATCGAGAGGTTTAACGGGCGACCCGCCCGGGAACGTGTGGTTCAGGACGTCGAGGTACCGATCTCGCGCACCCCGGAGTTTCTGCGCTGGTTCCTCGATGAAATACCGATCGAACCGGTGTGGGTGTGTCCGTTGCGGTTACGTGACAGCGAAGGCTGGCCGCTGTACCCGATACGGCCGGGGCAGACATATGTCAACATCGGGTTTTGGTCATCGGTGCCCGCGGGCGCCGTCGAGGGAGCGACTAATCGGCTCATCGAACGCAAGGTCAGTGAGTTAGGAGGACACAAGTCGTTGTATTCCGAATCCTTCTATACACGCGATGAATTCGAGCCCCTCTACGGTGGCGAGCACTACCAGACGCTGAAGAAGACGTACGACCCGGATAACCGATTGCTGGATCTCTATGCGAAGGCGGTGCGGCGACAATGA
- a CDS encoding class I SAM-dependent methyltransferase — protein MTTTQAKNARGENGKLSLAEILELMAAGDLPLRFSAYDGSTAGPENAELGLDLLTPRGTTYLATAPGDLGLARAYVSGDIEMQGVHPGDPYELLKAMAERLDFKRPPARVLANIVRSIGLEHLRPIAPPPQEALPRWRRMVEGFRHSKTRDSEAIHHHYDVSNTFYEWVLGPSMTYTCACYPDAEATLEEAQENKYRLVFDKLALKAGDRLLDVGCGWGSMVRYAARRGVRATGVTLSAEQAAWAQKAIADEGLADLAEVRHADYRDTTEREFDAVSSIGLTEHIGIANYPAYFRFLQSRLKTGGLLLNHCITRPDNRTSAVAGYFIDRYVFPDGELTGSGRIITEIQNVGLEVLHEENLRHHYALTLKEWCANLVEHWDEAVAEVGEATAKVWGLYMAGSRLGFERNVVQLHQVLATKLDERGGSELPLRPWWQP, from the coding sequence ATGACAACGACACAGGCCAAGAATGCGCGGGGCGAAAACGGCAAGCTTTCGCTGGCCGAAATCTTGGAACTCATGGCAGCCGGTGACCTGCCGCTGCGCTTCAGCGCGTATGACGGCAGCACCGCAGGGCCCGAGAACGCCGAACTGGGGCTCGACCTGCTGACGCCGCGCGGCACAACGTATCTGGCTACAGCACCCGGGGATCTAGGGCTGGCACGCGCATATGTCTCCGGTGATATCGAAATGCAGGGGGTACACCCCGGAGACCCCTACGAGCTGCTGAAGGCCATGGCCGAGCGGCTGGACTTCAAGCGCCCACCGGCACGGGTGCTGGCCAATATCGTCAGATCGATAGGACTTGAGCATCTGCGCCCCATCGCCCCGCCGCCACAGGAGGCCCTGCCCCGTTGGCGGCGGATGGTCGAGGGCTTCCGGCACAGCAAAACGCGCGATTCCGAAGCCATCCACCACCATTATGATGTCTCAAACACGTTCTACGAGTGGGTGCTTGGCCCGTCGATGACATATACGTGTGCCTGCTACCCCGATGCCGAGGCCACATTGGAAGAGGCGCAGGAGAACAAGTACCGGCTGGTATTCGACAAGCTGGCACTCAAGGCCGGCGACCGGCTACTGGACGTGGGCTGTGGATGGGGGTCGATGGTCCGGTACGCGGCCCGGCGCGGTGTGCGGGCCACCGGTGTCACGCTGTCGGCCGAGCAAGCGGCCTGGGCGCAGAAAGCCATCGCCGACGAGGGCCTCGCGGACCTGGCCGAAGTTCGTCACGCCGACTACCGCGACACCACCGAGCGTGAGTTCGACGCCGTCTCATCGATCGGCCTCACGGAGCACATCGGCATCGCGAATTATCCCGCGTACTTCCGGTTTCTGCAGTCACGGCTGAAGACCGGCGGTCTGCTGCTCAACCACTGCATCACGCGGCCCGACAATCGAACATCTGCCGTCGCAGGGTATTTCATTGATCGCTATGTATTCCCTGATGGGGAGCTGACCGGATCTGGGCGGATTATCACCGAGATACAGAACGTCGGGCTGGAGGTGCTGCACGAGGAGAACCTGCGCCACCACTACGCACTGACGCTCAAGGAGTGGTGCGCCAACCTCGTCGAGCATTGGGATGAGGCCGTTGCCGAAGTGGGTGAGGCCACCGCGAAGGTGTGGGGGCTGTACATGGCCGGGTCGCGGCTGGGCTTCGAGCGCAACGTGGTTCAGCTGCACCAGGTGCTGGCCACGAAACTCGACGAGCGAGGCGGCTCCGAGTTGCCGCTGCGCCCATGGTGGCAGCCCTAA
- a CDS encoding enoyl-CoA hydratase/isomerase family protein — MNAGIPELTGLRCALDDRVLTVLFDHGQLNLLDGPLMSSLSRLARWLSGSDDVTVVLFGSANPDFFIAHLNVEILQSATARTAESVASFQRLVGRFRALRQATIALVEGRVAGGGSEFLLNLDMRFAVRGKALFNQVETGLGIVPAGSGPQHLVQGMGRARALEVILGHEDFGADLAERYGWVNRALNPDEGWRFVNRLARRIAANPLDLIAGVKNTVDALASDLEPGLAAERAAIVAAFADEHSARRIAHFLQRGGQTVEGERRLGDLVSEP; from the coding sequence GTGAACGCTGGGATACCGGAGCTCACCGGGTTGCGTTGTGCGCTCGATGACCGGGTGCTGACGGTCCTGTTCGATCACGGCCAGCTCAATCTTCTTGACGGGCCGCTCATGTCGAGCCTGTCGCGGCTTGCACGGTGGCTTTCTGGGAGCGACGACGTGACCGTGGTGCTGTTCGGCAGTGCCAACCCGGATTTCTTCATCGCTCACCTGAATGTCGAAATCCTGCAATCGGCCACGGCTCGTACGGCGGAATCGGTCGCGTCCTTCCAGCGCCTGGTCGGCAGGTTTCGCGCACTGCGGCAAGCCACCATCGCCCTGGTGGAGGGCAGGGTCGCGGGTGGGGGCAGTGAGTTCCTGCTGAACCTGGACATGCGGTTCGCGGTACGCGGCAAGGCCCTCTTCAACCAGGTGGAGACCGGCCTGGGCATTGTGCCCGCCGGATCGGGCCCGCAACACCTGGTTCAGGGCATGGGGCGGGCGCGGGCACTCGAGGTGATTTTGGGTCATGAGGATTTCGGCGCCGACCTGGCGGAACGATACGGCTGGGTGAACCGCGCCCTGAATCCCGATGAGGGGTGGCGGTTCGTGAATCGGCTCGCCCGGCGTATCGCTGCCAATCCACTCGACCTGATCGCGGGGGTCAAGAACACGGTGGACGCGCTGGCCAGCGACCTGGAGCCGGGGCTGGCCGCTGAGCGGGCAGCGATCGTTGCCGCGTTCGCCGATGAACACAGCGCCCGACGAATCGCACACTTTCTACAGCGCGGCGGTCAGACTGTAGAGGGGGAACGCCGCCTGGGCGATCTGGTGAGCGAGCCCTAG
- a CDS encoding phosphotransferase family protein gives MALPDWVVTLLSRAGLTPVQAQPLTGGVSSEVWRVRLSSGESVVVKRAVERLRVQAQWVVPLERNTFEARYLAAAATIVPAFAPQIVVADDDLHAFAMTDLGPIPSWRDDLAAGRVDADVGAVLGDRLAAIHAQTAGNDSTAREFASDHLFEALRIEPYLRYSAVRSPAHAAALSELAHDLADTHIALVHGDVSPKNIIVTRDGPVLTDAECAWYGDPAFDLAFCLNHLLLKRIWKPQHRALLQETSTRLLTAYLRGVSWEPPDAVAARIARLLPALALARIDGRSPVDYLSTAQRESLRTRAGRALHESATDPLAVAQQLEGL, from the coding sequence ATGGCGCTACCTGACTGGGTGGTCACACTTCTGTCCCGCGCCGGACTCACGCCAGTGCAGGCCCAGCCACTGACCGGAGGGGTGTCCTCTGAGGTATGGCGGGTCCGGCTCAGCTCTGGGGAATCGGTGGTGGTCAAGCGCGCCGTCGAACGGCTACGCGTGCAAGCGCAGTGGGTGGTTCCGCTGGAGCGCAATACCTTCGAGGCGCGCTACCTCGCAGCCGCCGCCACGATCGTTCCGGCATTCGCCCCGCAGATCGTGGTGGCCGACGACGATCTGCACGCGTTCGCGATGACCGATCTGGGCCCAATTCCGTCCTGGCGAGATGATCTGGCGGCCGGCCGCGTCGATGCGGACGTGGGCGCCGTGCTGGGTGACCGCCTTGCCGCGATACACGCCCAAACCGCCGGTAACGACTCGACAGCACGCGAATTCGCGTCAGACCATCTATTCGAGGCATTGCGGATCGAGCCGTATCTGCGTTACTCGGCAGTGCGTTCCCCCGCGCACGCTGCCGCCTTGTCGGAGCTCGCGCACGATCTAGCGGATACACACATCGCGCTCGTCCACGGAGACGTCAGCCCAAAGAACATCATCGTGACCCGCGACGGACCGGTGCTCACCGATGCCGAATGCGCCTGGTACGGAGATCCCGCCTTCGATCTCGCGTTCTGCCTCAATCATCTACTACTCAAGCGGATATGGAAGCCACAGCACCGTGCGCTACTACAGGAAACGAGCACTCGGCTGCTCACCGCGTACTTGCGAGGCGTTTCCTGGGAGCCGCCAGATGCGGTGGCCGCCCGCATCGCGCGGTTGCTGCCCGCGTTGGCGCTCGCCCGTATCGACGGGCGTTCACCCGTGGACTACTTGTCTACCGCGCAACGTGAATCATTGCGTACACGGGCCGGGAGGGCGCTACACGAATCGGCCACGGACCCCTTGGCCGTCGCACAACAGTTGGAAGGGCTATGA
- a CDS encoding acyl-CoA dehydrogenase family protein translates to MTSSTAVQPDAVQRARELAPAIAARALEAERLRRMPDETIAELSRSGLFSLMAPRRYGGDEASLETLVGAVIEVGKVCGSTAWTFCIYGIHNWLAGLFPEQLQDEMFGSVPAGSPLLFPGSWSPSGIATPVEGGYKITGRWQFGSGVWHSSWASVAAVVQHEEPPKYPDLRTFMIPRSDLEVIDTWFTSGLRGTGSMDIAVNDVFVPEHRVQEFGPLARGQSPSAELHGSAIYRIPLFCALSNVAAAPAVGMALGTVELFTEKIKTRVMRYSMQEQSKLATAHRRMGHVAAQAESARTLLLQTVRDVEDKLRSGEGLTTGDRVAVRRNCAYIVEVCKQAIGEAVEACGASAQYEDSPLQRHLRDVNTLSTHVVYDTDSAYELYGRVELGLPPGSVAF, encoded by the coding sequence ATGACGAGTTCGACAGCAGTGCAGCCAGATGCCGTACAGCGTGCGCGTGAGCTCGCTCCGGCGATCGCAGCCCGGGCGCTGGAGGCCGAGCGGCTGCGTCGAATGCCCGATGAGACCATCGCCGAGTTGTCGCGATCGGGACTGTTCAGTTTGATGGCGCCGCGGCGATACGGTGGCGATGAGGCAAGCCTGGAGACCTTGGTCGGTGCGGTCATCGAGGTGGGCAAGGTCTGTGGATCGACCGCCTGGACCTTCTGTATCTACGGGATTCACAACTGGCTGGCCGGACTGTTTCCCGAACAGTTGCAGGACGAGATGTTCGGCTCGGTGCCCGCCGGCTCTCCCTTGCTGTTTCCGGGCAGCTGGTCGCCCTCGGGTATCGCCACCCCGGTCGAGGGCGGCTACAAGATAACGGGGCGTTGGCAATTCGGCAGTGGTGTCTGGCACTCGTCGTGGGCGTCCGTCGCGGCAGTCGTCCAACACGAGGAGCCGCCGAAGTATCCGGACCTGCGTACCTTCATGATCCCCAGGTCTGATCTGGAGGTCATTGACACCTGGTTTACTTCCGGCCTGCGAGGCACAGGAAGCATGGACATCGCGGTCAACGATGTCTTCGTTCCAGAGCACCGGGTGCAGGAATTCGGCCCACTGGCACGAGGGCAGTCGCCGTCCGCGGAGCTGCACGGTTCCGCTATTTACCGGATTCCGTTGTTCTGCGCCTTGTCCAATGTCGCCGCCGCGCCTGCGGTGGGTATGGCTCTGGGCACGGTGGAGCTGTTCACCGAGAAGATCAAGACCCGGGTGATGCGGTACTCGATGCAGGAACAGTCCAAGCTCGCTACGGCGCATAGACGGATGGGACATGTTGCGGCGCAAGCAGAGTCGGCGCGCACCCTACTGCTACAGACCGTGCGTGACGTAGAGGACAAATTACGTTCCGGAGAGGGACTGACCACCGGGGACCGGGTGGCGGTACGCCGCAACTGCGCCTACATCGTCGAGGTATGCAAGCAGGCCATCGGTGAGGCGGTTGAGGCGTGTGGGGCCTCCGCGCAGTACGAGGATTCGCCGCTGCAGCGACACCTGCGCGACGTGAATACGTTGTCCACTCATGTTGTCTACGACACAGATTCGGCTTACGAGCTGTACGGGCGGGTGGAACTCGGGCTGCCGCCGGGATCCGTCGCGTTCTGA
- a CDS encoding SRPBCC family protein, whose amino-acid sequence MGQVSASSSVLIDAAPEAVLAAVADYQNVRPQILSSHYRDYQVLEGGQGEGTVASWKLQATESRVRDIKSAVSVAGHTVIEKDANSTLVTTWTVAPAGPGSSVTTKTAWTGGGGIKGFFEKTFAPLGLKKIQAEVLANLKQVVEKG is encoded by the coding sequence ATGGGTCAGGTCAGTGCGTCCAGTTCGGTGTTGATCGACGCGGCGCCGGAGGCAGTGCTCGCCGCGGTCGCCGACTACCAGAATGTGCGCCCGCAGATCCTGTCCAGCCACTACCGCGACTACCAGGTGCTCGAGGGCGGTCAGGGTGAGGGCACGGTGGCGTCCTGGAAGCTGCAGGCCACCGAGTCGCGCGTGCGGGATATCAAGTCGGCCGTGAGCGTGGCTGGGCATACCGTCATCGAGAAGGACGCCAACTCCACCCTGGTGACCACGTGGACTGTGGCACCCGCCGGGCCCGGCTCATCCGTCACCACCAAGACCGCGTGGACCGGTGGCGGCGGCATCAAGGGATTCTTCGAGAAGACCTTTGCCCCGTTGGGACTCAAGAAGATTCAGGCCGAGGTACTGGCCAATCTCAAGCAGGTGGTGGAAAAGGGTTAG
- a CDS encoding DNA polymerase III subunits gamma/tau, protein MALYRKYRPATFAEVVGQEHVTGPLTTALDAGRINHAYLFSGPRGCGKTSSARILARSLNCVQGPTSTPCGTCESCVALAPNGSGNVDVIELDAASHGGVDDTRELRDRAFYAPAQSRYRIFIIDEAHMVTTAGFNALLKIVEEPPEHLIFVFATTEPEKVLPTIRSRTHHYPFRLLAPKTMRTLVEGICAQENVSVDDPVYPLVIRAGAGSPRDTLSVLDQLLAGADEERVTYQRALSLLGVTDIALIDDAVDALAAGDGAAVFGAIEGVMDAGHDPRRFGTDLLERFRDLIVLQAVPDAVERGVVDAPQDVLERMREQAERIGPATLTRYAEVLHAGLGEMRGATAPRLLLEVVCARLLLPSATDAESAVLQRVERIEKRLDMSVPEADGASAAPRFVRKSQAAAAPAAETAASPAPAPQPPRPAPEPPAPIPGPAPEPPAPRPEPEPAPEPEPAPEPTPIPEPPAPEPAPEPEPEPAPVPEPEPAREPRQPGALDTTAVRNAWAEIRAKVRDRSRTTEVMLSGATVRAIDGNTLVLSHDSPPLAKRITESRNAEVIREALRDALGVNWEIRCDVGSAEAAAPAASRPAKAAPRVVTRPSRPTPDPEPVPEPEPEPPSPEDEEEQMLAEAGQSEAGPRRDPEEVALELLQNELGARKIDPN, encoded by the coding sequence GTGGCCCTGTACCGCAAGTATCGCCCGGCGACCTTCGCCGAAGTCGTCGGCCAGGAGCATGTCACCGGACCGTTGACCACTGCCCTGGATGCCGGCCGGATCAATCACGCCTATTTGTTCTCGGGGCCCCGCGGTTGCGGCAAGACGTCTTCTGCCCGCATCCTGGCCCGCTCCCTGAACTGTGTGCAGGGACCCACCTCGACGCCGTGCGGAACGTGTGAATCCTGTGTCGCGTTGGCGCCCAACGGTTCGGGCAATGTCGATGTCATCGAGCTCGACGCCGCCAGCCACGGCGGTGTCGATGACACCCGTGAGCTACGCGACCGTGCCTTCTACGCGCCGGCTCAATCGCGCTACCGCATCTTCATCATCGATGAGGCGCACATGGTCACCACGGCGGGCTTCAACGCGCTACTCAAGATCGTCGAGGAGCCGCCCGAGCACCTGATCTTCGTCTTCGCCACCACCGAGCCGGAGAAGGTGCTGCCCACCATCCGGTCGCGGACCCACCACTATCCGTTCCGTCTGCTGGCACCCAAGACGATGCGTACGCTCGTCGAAGGCATCTGCGCGCAAGAGAACGTGTCCGTTGACGACCCGGTGTACCCATTGGTGATCCGGGCCGGCGCCGGCTCTCCGCGTGACACCTTGTCGGTACTCGATCAGCTGCTTGCCGGGGCCGATGAGGAACGCGTCACCTATCAGCGGGCACTCTCGCTGTTGGGTGTCACCGATATCGCGTTGATCGACGATGCGGTGGATGCGCTTGCCGCCGGTGACGGCGCCGCGGTGTTCGGTGCGATTGAGGGTGTGATGGATGCCGGGCACGATCCACGCCGGTTCGGCACCGATTTGCTTGAGCGCTTCCGCGACCTGATTGTGCTGCAGGCTGTTCCGGATGCGGTGGAGCGTGGGGTGGTGGATGCGCCGCAGGATGTGCTTGAGCGCATGCGTGAGCAAGCCGAGCGCATCGGTCCCGCCACCTTGACCAGGTATGCCGAGGTGTTGCATGCGGGTCTGGGGGAGATGCGCGGTGCGACAGCGCCGCGGCTGCTGTTGGAAGTGGTGTGTGCGAGGCTGCTACTGCCCTCGGCTACCGATGCGGAATCGGCGGTGCTGCAACGTGTCGAGCGCATCGAGAAGCGGCTGGACATGTCGGTGCCGGAGGCGGACGGCGCCAGCGCCGCGCCACGCTTTGTCCGTAAATCTCAAGCGGCTGCTGCCCCGGCCGCGGAAACTGCTGCGTCACCCGCTCCGGCGCCCCAACCTCCCCGCCCGGCCCCTGAACCACCCGCGCCGATACCCGGCCCGGCGCCTGAGCCGCCCGCGCCACGTCCGGAACCCGAGCCGGCCCCTGAGCCCGAGCCGGCTCCGGAACCCACGCCAATCCCTGAGCCACCCGCGCCGGAACCAGCTCCCGAGCCAGAGCCGGAGCCGGCCCCAGTACCGGAGCCCGAACCTGCTCGTGAACCGCGTCAGCCCGGTGCGCTGGACACCACCGCTGTGCGCAATGCCTGGGCGGAGATCCGCGCCAAGGTGCGGGATCGGAGCCGCACCACCGAGGTCATGCTGTCGGGCGCCACTGTGCGCGCCATCGATGGCAACACCCTTGTGCTGTCGCACGATTCGCCGCCACTAGCCAAGCGCATCACCGAGTCGCGCAATGCCGAGGTCATCCGCGAGGCGTTGAGGGATGCGCTCGGTGTCAACTGGGAGATCCGCTGCGACGTGGGCAGCGCCGAGGCCGCCGCGCCCGCTGCGTCGCGTCCCGCCAAGGCCGCCCCACGCGTGGTGACGCGGCCCAGCCGTCCCACGCCCGATCCCGAGCCGGTTCCGGAGCCTGAGCCCGAGCCGCCGTCGCCCGAGGACGAGGAGGAGCAGATGCTCGCCGAGGCCGGGCAGAGCGAGGCTGGGCCTCGGCGCGATCCGGAAGAGGTCGCGCTGGAGCTACTTCAGAACGAGCTGGGCGCCCGTAAGATCGACCCCAATTAG
- the eno gene encoding phosphopyruvate hydratase — protein sequence MTGTRISRVHARRVWDSRGRPTIEAELLLSDGSTGRAIAPAGASRGSGEVTDLRDGGGPFAGYDVTAAVAAARGLAHHLVDVDAANQQAVDAALTAADQSAEFAAIGGNTAVAMSMAAAHAAAASHGIPLWRYLIGDKPAAMPLPEIQVIGGGAHAARRTDVQDFMVVPAAANTIEEGLNWLAEIHRACGAILSDRGRLAGVADEGGWWPMVDSNEDALELLVASIERAGLQPGTQATIALDIASTEFGSGGRYRLGLDGTELDSDAWSEVLIGWIDKYPIASIEDPLAEDDPAALAAFTQAVGHRVLVVGDDFTVTDAGRVRRATESGACNGLLVKPNQAGTLSAAKTAHDTAHDCGWDTIVSARSGESEDVTIAHLAVGWGAEQLKVGSITRSERTAKWNELLRIDEQLGGAPIRLGRLSLG from the coding sequence ATGACCGGAACACGAATCAGCAGAGTCCACGCCCGACGAGTATGGGACTCCCGGGGGCGTCCGACCATCGAGGCGGAGTTGCTGCTGAGCGACGGCAGTACCGGGCGCGCAATCGCCCCGGCAGGCGCGTCCCGCGGCAGCGGTGAGGTTACCGATTTACGGGACGGCGGCGGGCCTTTCGCGGGGTACGACGTGACAGCGGCCGTGGCCGCGGCCCGCGGGCTGGCGCACCATCTGGTAGACGTCGACGCCGCGAATCAGCAGGCCGTGGATGCGGCGCTGACGGCTGCCGACCAATCGGCCGAGTTCGCAGCCATCGGCGGCAATACCGCGGTGGCGATGTCCATGGCGGCCGCCCACGCCGCGGCCGCATCACACGGAATCCCGTTGTGGCGGTATCTGATCGGTGACAAACCGGCCGCGATGCCGCTGCCCGAGATCCAAGTGATCGGTGGGGGCGCGCACGCGGCGCGCCGGACCGACGTCCAGGACTTCATGGTGGTACCCGCTGCGGCGAACACGATAGAAGAAGGCCTCAACTGGCTAGCGGAGATTCACCGCGCCTGCGGAGCAATACTTTCCGACCGAGGCAGACTCGCCGGCGTTGCCGATGAGGGTGGCTGGTGGCCGATGGTGGACTCCAACGAGGATGCCCTGGAGCTACTGGTGGCCTCCATCGAACGCGCTGGTTTGCAGCCGGGGACCCAGGCCACAATCGCCCTGGATATCGCGTCGACTGAGTTCGGTAGCGGCGGCCGCTACCGCCTGGGGCTCGATGGCACCGAGCTCGACTCCGACGCATGGTCGGAGGTTCTGATCGGTTGGATCGATAAGTACCCGATCGCCTCCATCGAGGACCCGCTAGCCGAGGATGACCCGGCAGCGCTGGCAGCCTTCACTCAAGCAGTGGGACATCGTGTCCTGGTTGTCGGAGACGATTTCACGGTGACCGACGCCGGCCGGGTGCGGCGAGCAACCGAGTCCGGCGCATGCAACGGCTTACTGGTAAAGCCGAATCAGGCGGGCACGCTCAGTGCCGCCAAGACCGCACACGACACCGCTCACGACTGCGGATGGGACACCATCGTGTCCGCGCGATCCGGCGAAAGCGAGGATGTCACCATCGCGCACCTGGCGGTCGGATGGGGAGCCGAGCAACTCAAGGTGGGCTCCATCACCCGATCCGAACGCACCGCCAAGTGGAACGAGCTGCTCCGCATCGACGAACAGCTTGGCGGAGCACCGATTCGGCTAGGACGATTGTCCCTCGGCTAG